One part of the Acidimicrobiales bacterium genome encodes these proteins:
- a CDS encoding GTP-binding protein produces the protein MAKEKFERSKPHLNIGTMGHIDHGKTTLTAAITKVLHEADPSSAFT, from the coding sequence ATGGCGAAAGAGAAGTTTGAGCGGAGTAAGCCGCATTTGAATATCGGTACGATGGGTCATATTGATCATGGTAAGACGACGTTGACGGCGGCGATCACGAAGGTGTTGCATGAGGCGGATCCGTCGTCGGCGTTTACGC